The following proteins are encoded in a genomic region of Glycine max cultivar Williams 82 chromosome 18, Glycine_max_v4.0, whole genome shotgun sequence:
- the LOC100804328 gene encoding homeobox-leucine zipper protein HOX20 — protein sequence MAGQKLHGGSSMTLLLQKERLPCSPELIQSFCFQNSEPSFQGSKSMANVVNVTHRPFFQGPEKEENGNDADFEVCLHQPGKTRRLTSEQVQFLQSNFEVENKLEPERKVQLAKELGMQPRQVAIWFQNRRARFKTKQLETDYGMLKASYHVLKRDYDNLLQENDKLKEEVNSLNRLIPREQEEQNSDDTSCDTVNSRHKEHKEHKDLIINTGSENGSEVPLPVKVINKHEDANSAKSDVLDSESRHFTDGNQSSYMEPADSSHALEPDHSDFSQDEEDILSQNILTMPFLPKVEDVCYEYDEPNENSCSFRFPLEDQAFCFWSY from the exons ATGGCTGGTCAGAAGCTTCATGGGGGTTCAAGCATGACACTTTTGCTCCAAAAAGAAAGACTTCCATGCTCCCCTGAACTTATTCaatctttttgttttcaaaactctGAACCTTCTTTCCAAG GTTCAAAATCCATGGCTAATGTTGTGAACGTCACGCATAGGCCCTTCTTTCAAGGGCCAGAGAAAGAAGAGAACGGCAATGATGCGGATTTTGAGGTGTGCCTCCATCAACCCGGTAAGACAAGGAGGCTCACAAGTGAACAAGTGCAGTTTCTTCAAAGTAACTTCGAGGTGGAAAACAAGCTTGAACCTGAAAGGAAGGTCCAACTTGCAAAGGAACTTGGCATGCAACCACGGCAAGTGGCCATATGGTTCCAAAACCGTAGGGCAAGGTTCAAGACCAAACAGCTTGAGACAGACTATGGCATGTTAAAAGCTAGCTATCACGTACTCAAACGGGACTATGACAATCTCCTTCAAGAGAATGACAAGTTAAAGGAAGAG GTTAACTCTCTCAACAGACTGATTCCCAGAGAGCAAGAGGAACAGAATTCTGATGATACCTCTTGTGATACTGTCAACTCACGGCATAAAGAGCATAAAGAGCATAAAGATTTAATCATAAACACAGGTTCTGAGAATGGATCCGAAGTGCCACTTCCTGTTAAGGTAATAAACAAACATGAAGATGCTAATTCAGCTAAAAGTGATGTTCTTGATTCGGAGAGCCGACATTTCACTGATGGAAACCAATCCTCATATATGGAGCCTGCAGATTCCTCCCATGCTTTGGAACCAGACCACTCAGATTTCTCGCAAGATGAAGAAGACATCCTCAGCCAAAACATCTTGACCATGCCGTTCTTACCAAAGGTTGAAGATGTCTGCTATGAATATGATGAACCAAATGAAAATTCTTGCAGTTTCCGGTTCCCACTTGAAGATCAAGCCTTCTGCTTTTGGTCATATTGA
- the LOC100804858 gene encoding GDSL esterase/lipase At5g03610 — MAILMVTTPKVTSQKLVELDELESNDVEYGNFYISGDMFQKGSPVARDVSKAILHLSEKAELKRLEEKWLITSPASCSNVTSDDTDSLKLRSLWILYDLPGFMESLVKQMSVNLKRLHSLGIKKVAVGLLQPIGCFPGLNVIFCRTNCIGLLNVISKDHNKMLLKAVQELNKEAAVKSVFITLDLYNSFLSAIETMQKKRAEKSTLMNPLQPCCEGNKLEDSCGSVDDEGSKKYSLCENPKLSFFWDTLHPSQNGWFAVYTILQSTLGQLIT; from the exons ATGGCCATTCTGATGGTCACCACCCCAAAAGTCACATCTCAGAAACTTGTTGAACTTGATGAGCTTG AAAGCAATGATGTTGAATATGGGAACTTCTACATCAGTGGTGAC ATGTTCCAGAAAGGCTCGCCAGTGGCCAGAGACGTGTCAAAAGCTATATTACATCTCTCAGAAAAAGCAGAGCTGAAGAGATTGGAAGAGAAGTGGTTGATTACCTCACCGGCATCATGCTCCAACGTGACCTCCGATGATACGGACAGTTTGAAGCTGAGAAGTTTATGGATTCTATAT GATTTACCAGGCTTCATGGAATCCCTTGTGAAGCAAATGTCTGTAAATCTTAAACGCCTTCACAGCTTAGGGATAAAAAAGGTAGCAGTTGGGTTATTACAGCCAATTGGGTGTTTCCCTGGGTTAAATGTGATATTTTGCCGTACGAACTGCATTGGCCTTTTGAACGTGATCTCCAAAGATCACAACAAAATGTTGCTCAAAGCCGTGCAAGAACTCAACAAGGAAGCAGCAGTCAAATCAGTTTTCATAACACTGGACCTCTACAACTCCTTCCTCTCTGCAATTGAAACTATGCAGAAAAAGCGTGCAG AAAAGTCTACACTGATGAATCCGTTGCAACCATGCTGTGAGGGAAACAAGTTGGAAGATTCATGTGGAAGTGTGGATGACGAAGGATCAAAGAAATACAGTTTATGTGAGAACCCgaaactttctttcttttgggaCACACTTCACCCTTCTCAAAATGGTTGGTTTGCAGTCTACACAATATTGCAATCTACTCTTGGCCAACTTATTACATGA